DNA sequence from the Acidobacteriota bacterium genome:
CCGAAGATCGCGCTCGACGGCACGGCGTACAACACCTGGTGATGCGACGGTGACGTGATGAGGAAGCCCCGGCGCCTCCGCGGCTACACGCTCGTCGCGCTCCTCATCGGTCTCACCCTGATGACCATCATGATCGCGGCCATCCTCCCGCTCGCCTCCACCCAGAGGCAGCGCGAGGACGAGGAGGAGCTGATCTTCCGGGGAACCCAGTACGCCGAGGCGATCCGGATTTTCCGGCGAAAGTACGGGCGGTACCCCACCGCCCTGAAGGAGATGCTCGAGACCAAGCCCCGGACGATCCGGAAACTCTGGAAAGACCCGATCCTGAGGTCCGACGACTGGGGCCTCGTCACGCTCAGCCAGGGCGGGGCGGTGGACTATCCCGACCCCGGTGCCCGGGAGAGGGGGAACGGGTGGCGCCGTCAGAACGCCCACACCCGCGCCGAGCCCCACGCCGGACCACTTCCGGAGCACGGGTGACGCCGCGGGGCCGGTCGCCTCCGTGGGCCCCATTCTCGGCGTCTACTCCAAGTCGAAGAAGGAAGGGCTCCGCACGTTCCAGGGCCGGAAGGCCTACGAGGAGTGGAAGTTCACCGAGAACACCGTCGGCCAGGGCGCCGGCGTCACGCCAGGAGCCGGCGTGCGCGACGGCACCCCCACGAACCTCCCGC
Encoded proteins:
- a CDS encoding type II secretion system protein, yielding MRKPRRLRGYTLVALLIGLTLMTIMIAAILPLASTQRQREDEEELIFRGTQYAEAIRIFRRKYGRYPTALKEMLETKPRTIRKLWKDPILRSDDWGLVTLSQGGAVDYPDPGARERGNGWRRQNAHTRAEPHAGPLPEHG